The following nucleotide sequence is from Amia ocellicauda isolate fAmiCal2 chromosome 14, fAmiCal2.hap1, whole genome shotgun sequence.
GTGCACAGCCGAGAGCTGGATTGTCTTTTACCCACCAAACATGGAGGTAAAACAAATATGCCGGGGAAAACTGAATGAAACGAAAGGCACGTTGGAGAGCTAGCGGCTCCCTGTCTCTCACCTGGATGATATTCATGCTGCTCTCCTGCGTGTCCGTCTCCTCCCCTGGGCCCAGCACCTCGGCCTGCTTCCCCTTCTCACAGATCAGCTCCCCCTGGTCCACCTGTGCACACGACACGCCTCAGCACCGCCGCGGGGGTGAGACACACAGGCCCGCGGGGCTTCATCCGTTCCCCAACATCTCCACCGGCCTCAGGGCGAGGAATGAGACGAacaagggagagggggagaagcaGAAGGACAAGGCCAAGAAGAAAGCGTAGGAGGGGTGGAAGGAGCAGGAAAAGACAGAAGGAGGAGAGGAAGAACAGTGAAGTCGGCGCCCTGCCCGCACTCCTCTTCGCCGTCAGCCGGCAGTACCTGTTCCATGCGCTCTCTCTCGGTGGTCACCTTGACCTTCAGGGTGTGGAAGGGAGTGGCCACCTCCCCCACGGCCAGGTGCACCGGCTCCCCCTCGAACATCATGCTCTCGCTGTCCCCCTCCTTGAAGCCCGGAGGCTGGTAGTCTTGCGGGGTCACTGAGGGACACAGACGGCAGAGGCCTGACGCAAACTGAGCTCCCAGGGTCTCCGGTGTGTCCTCCAGTCTACCCTGAAGGGTGCCTTCCTGGGTTCTGTGTGGGGCCTCCCAGGGGCCACTTACCTTCATCGTAGTAGAAGAGCTTCATGTTCAGGTAGACGTCGCTGGGCAGGGGCCCCAGGTTCTGCATCAGCACGTACAGTTTGCGCACCAGGAGGATGCTGGCTTTCTTCGTGTCGCCGCAGGACACCTGGCTGATGGTTTTCTTGTCACCGCTGGGAGAAGCAGCAAAAGACATTTGAAAACCGGCCATCAGATGGCACTGCGTAAAATGACACGGGCTCAGAGACGTGTTCAAAGTGCTGCCGTGACGGGGCCCTACCTCTCGATGTCCAGAAGTGGGCCCTCCCTGGTGTACTTGATTTTAAACTGATAGCACTCTGTCACTGTCTGGAAAGGAAACATCGAGAGCCAACCTTAGATGCCAGCACATCCAAGCACAGCGAGAGCCCACGGCTACCACTGCGGTGTACGTTCACAACTGCCTTCCATACCTGGGGATTGTCCTGATCCGTGTAAATctagaatacataaataatacacatatatactgtTTTTCTTGGACTTTATCTGCAAAAATAGGCTTTGAATGGTGAGGAAAAACTGCCTAAAAGGCTGTGACAGTACTTACAGAGAGAACCACCATTCGCAACTGAAAAAGATGAATGGAAAACACAATTCAACTACTGGAACAACAGTTTCCAAAGCATTCTTGTGAAAACACTCTAGTCTTTGATCACCAGCATCAGTGCATTCAGTCGGGGTTCATTTGAAGTATCTGTTCCCCAAGACAAATATGTTTTCTGGACCGGAGGAGACTGTGAGTCGCTTAGTATTGGGGAGAGTTTTTCacagaatacattttgtaaCATAGTTCTTCCTTGCAGGAGGAGCAGTGAAAGCTTGGCCAGTGAAAGCTTGCTTTGTTTTGACGTTTCCAGGAGAAACTACGATATTTCTGGTTAAGCACACTGGTCagatattaaaccattttgtctGGCCCCAAAAGGTTTTTAAAACAGCACGCTGGTTTgctttggagagagagagctgtcagCACACAGGGAGATTTTCCCAGCCATGTTGCTCAGGAGGTTTTCCTAGCTTCACATTTTTTGTAATCGATGTGTTCAAGGCGATGAGAGGAACGTGGGAATTGCAGAGAAATGTTTCTGAAACACATCTTGTCAAACTTTCCCTCTTCCCCCAGCGTATTTTAAACATCAAAagtcaagaaaaataaatgctcaAAAGTGTGTGATGGCTAACAGCATTACTAACATGATATATTTGGCAATATCAAACGGTGACTTCCACTTTCAACCATTCGACATTTCACTACACATGTAACACAACCACGGTAGTATAGAGATCTGACTTAGCCGGCTCATCCACTTACATATTTTCTCTGGAGAGCATCGTAGCATCCCTGCATCCTGCACAAGAACGACAACAGAAATGTTTCAGCCATTACAAGTCTTCCCAGTACAAAACCTAACCAGGAGCCTAACCTTAGAGTGAAGCCtcacccaccccctccccccgaCACTGACCACTTCACAATCTGAGTGGATCCAGGGCAGCTTCGGTCCTCCTTCAGGATTTTAATGCACTGGCCTAAGAGAGAACGCAGATGACAGGGCTTGAGATTGGCAGAACCGAGAGTCTCTTCATTCCCACGGCCGTGTAGGAGGGACCCACAGAGCGGCGAACGTAGGCTGCAAAAACACCCAGCGAGAGCCTCAAAAATCACTACACTCACTACACTCAATGTGTGTGAAAGTACTTCAAAGtgagtctgtgtgcatgtggtgGGATTAGCTATCCAACGACAGGATTAGCTAACTGGCCAAACCTGCGTTGGGTTTAGATTAGGGAGATACTGTGAAAGACCTCTCTTTAAAAGAAACCTTATGCATCGTTTATTAAGGGTCACGTGAAGTTCAAAAGTGATTTCCGGTGAGTAATGCTTTGTCTGTTTGAAATTCATATTTAATGAAGCCGTACAATGCCCCGCCTCGCACACGCTAACCTcataaaacaatcaaataaaaaaactggCTACAACATACAGCCTCTCAAGGACTGCATTAGCTTATACCCTCCCAGTTGGACAACAGAAATAAAAGCACGGGGCCGACAAAGCCCAAAAGCTGCACCCATCCCTGTGTGCTCACTCTGCGGTCAGAGTGGGCATTATTGTACACTTTACACACTCTTCCTTATCAGTGGTTCGGCAGGTATTCATATTtggtgtatttaataatgtCCTGAACATTGGAATTAGCACTGATTTGCAGGACAGCGACAATAGATGGTGCTTTTTGTAATCTGTATCTGGCTGTGCTGGGGCTAGAAGGGCTTTGGAGAGCTTGGGTTGTCTGTTTGTTTCAGGGAACAAGCACGAGACTCACAGTCTGCTTGTGGCAATCTGGCaaacacattattcaaatgctgccttttattattatttatttctatgcagaggcacttatccagggtgactaacatcatattatttatacacacaatgacccatttatacagctggggttgtactggtgcattctgggtacagtgccttgctcaaggggacaacagcagtgtccctcacCTGGGATTAGACACACAAtcctctgctccagagtccagagaccACTTACTTCCTACATGGTGGAATTCCCCCTTCCAATTAATCTTCCAAAAGcgggcagccattttgtacccgAAAAGCTCAGAAATTAAAACTTTTGATGTGTATTTTAATAAGcctgtgtatttttttatgttgttgttgttattttgtcaaaCTGAGACGAGGCAGGAGCCCAGCCcagaaaaacatttacaatgcaAATCAGGCAACCGATAAGATCATGTGAAGTGACTAGAAGCAAAAGGCTTTTATCTAATCAGTGATGTTGTAATTGCGGAGTTCACTTGGCTGAACTTTCATGGTAATTCCtgttacacacccacacagtcTGTTTAATGTTGGGACCAAAAGAAATCAAATTGCAAATCTGGCAGGTGAATACACTCTACAATTCCCTCTACAACAC
It contains:
- the hormad1 gene encoding HORMA domain-containing protein 1, which translates into the protein MATAQRQKNLTNTQIFPTVVSTEQQSLVLVKKLLAIAVSCITYLRGVFSERAYGTKYVEGQCIKILKEDRSCPGSTQIVKWMQGCYDALQRKYLRMVVLSIYTDQDNPQTVTECYQFKIKYTREGPLLDIESGDKKTISQVSCGDTKKASILLVRKLYVLMQNLGPLPSDVYLNMKLFYYDEVTPQDYQPPGFKEGDSESMMFEGEPVHLAVGEVATPFHTLKVKVTTERERMEQVLPADGEEECGQGADFTVLPLLLLSFPAPSTPPTLSSWPCPSASPPLPCSSHSSPCVSCAQVDQGELICEKGKQAEVLGPGEETDTQESSMNIIQERLPAERDTGTGTEHDEVRLTCQEDLGTSGERPDASQVSVSLSPFPPAEILPTMLSGGKSCSHGVSLFQMDRLVSKAFDVQLAVSRTRSGRAVQRPQSVEEKGKADVGVVGKRRKKTVSEFEIPRSQDETPAPKRRKFSEPKECF